The Erythrobacter sp. SDW2 region GGATAGCGAGCAAGCCGCGCATGCTGCTGTCGGTTATCGCCCGCAGCGGCATGACGTAATCCTGTGCCCGACCCAGTGCGCGCACCGTCTCGCTCAGCTCGTCGGCAAACGCCTTAGCCTCGGGCCTGTTGCGGCTGCGCAGCGCGATCAGGCCGTTCATGACCGCGAAGATGTTCTTGATCCGGTGCGCCAGTTCGTTGGCGAGGATCTCCATCCGCTCGCCTTCGCGGTAGTTGTCATCGATGTCGGTCAGCGTGCCGAACCACAGCGCAGTGGCCGGATCGTCGCCGGATGGTAGCGCACGGGACAGGACCCACCGCCAGGTCCCGTCGGCCCGACGCAGCCGCCACTGGTCTTCGAGCGGGGAGCAGCTGGCCACGGCGGCAGCGAATTTCCTGGCCGATGCGTCCCAATCGTCCGGATGAACGAACTGCCGCCAGCCATCGGCAGTGGTCGGCGGTTCGCTGCCGGTCATTTCGTACCAGCGCGCGTTGAAGCGGTCGAAAGTGTGGTCAGGCGTCGCCGACCATGCGATTGTCGGCACGCTATCGAGCATGAACCGCAATTGTGCCACTGCCGATTCGCGCGTCTTGACACCCCGGACTGCCCCGCGTTGGGCTTCGAGCCGGCGCATGACTGCGCGGGCCAGCACCGTCAGACCCTCGCACTGGACCGAGTCGAGTCCATCGCTGCGCGGAACCCTGTCGATCACGCATAGCGATCCCAGCGGCGCGCCTTCCGAGGTTATCAGCGGAGCCCCGGCGTAGAAGCGGATGTGCGGTTCGCCGGTCACCAGCGGATTGTCGGCAAACAGCGGATGACTGCGGGCATCGCTCACCACCAACAGCTTGTCGCCCAGCATGGCATGGGCGCAGAAGCTGGTTTCGCGGGGCGACTCCGAGACATCGAGGCCCATTCCGGCGAGGAACCGCTGCCGCTTCTCCTCGACGATGGAAACCAGCGCTATCGGGGCATTGCAGAGCCTGCCGGCGAAACTGGCAATCTGCGCCAGCTCTTCGTCCTCGACCAGCGAATCGAGGCCGAAGCCGGCCAGCACCTTCAGCCGCGCGTCTTCGTCGCACATCGCCGGTGCAGGGAGTGTGCCCGCAGGCCACAACGACGGAGCAAAAGTTTTCATCTATCTTCCGACGAGCGCAGTTGCCACGTTCCAGACGCTGATACAATTCTTTGTTATAGCGTCGTTCTCTTCGACCCGACAAAATTTCATTTGCAACCGGTTTGCGCGCACGGCCCGCCTTGCTATGCGCCGCTGCAAGGAGACCAGAGCCCATGCGTGCCACCCCCGACTTCGATTTCCAGCTCGGCGAAAGCGCCGAGATGATCCGCGAAACCGTCGGCCGCTTCGCCGACGAGCAGATCATGCCGCTGGCCGACAAGGTCGACCGCGAGGACTGGTTCCCGCGCGAATTGTGGACGCAGATGGGCGAGCTGGGCCTCCACGGGCTGACGGTGGATGAGGCAGACGGGGGGCTGGGGCTCGGCTATCTGGAACACGTCATCGCGGTCGAGGAAGTGAGCCGCGCCAGCGCTTCGGTCGGGCTCAGCTATGGCGC contains the following coding sequences:
- a CDS encoding sensor histidine kinase codes for the protein MKTFAPSLWPAGTLPAPAMCDEDARLKVLAGFGLDSLVEDEELAQIASFAGRLCNAPIALVSIVEEKRQRFLAGMGLDVSESPRETSFCAHAMLGDKLLVVSDARSHPLFADNPLVTGEPHIRFYAGAPLITSEGAPLGSLCVIDRVPRSDGLDSVQCEGLTVLARAVMRRLEAQRGAVRGVKTRESAVAQLRFMLDSVPTIAWSATPDHTFDRFNARWYEMTGSEPPTTADGWRQFVHPDDWDASARKFAAAVASCSPLEDQWRLRRADGTWRWVLSRALPSGDDPATALWFGTLTDIDDNYREGERMEILANELAHRIKNIFAVMNGLIALRSRNRPEAKAFADELSETVRALGRAQDYVMPLRAITDSSMRGLLAILTAPYGTGEGEQVHITGDRINLAIRAATPLALIFHELATNSAKYGALSVAEGRVEVTLDKGEDVVRIGWVERGGPAVSPPSDEGFGSRMLRMSAQSQLNGAIEHRWLPEGLEVNLTIPLGSLES